The Vitis riparia cultivar Riparia Gloire de Montpellier isolate 1030 chromosome 3, EGFV_Vit.rip_1.0, whole genome shotgun sequence genome includes a region encoding these proteins:
- the LOC117911328 gene encoding uncharacterized protein LOC117911328, which translates to MSSIFQSFKTNGLPVSHSDSKEQGLRRRLSSFSFKMQPICSTPSSWRFPRSKSLPSMGEFGGNSMRKWWDLGWAWILSRKPTFAKDLEMNEEETSILGCHNKGSWRHVFYKVRSELRRLVGSDRVGLPQTCRYDSYSYSQNFDQGNTAIHG; encoded by the coding sequence ATGAGCTCCATTTTCCAGAGCTTCAAGACCAATGGGCTCCCAGTCTCACACTCAGACTCAAAGGAGCAAGGCCTGCGCAGGAGGCTGTCTTCCTTCTCATTCAAAATGCAACCCATATGTTCTACGCCATCATCCTGGAGGTTCCCCAGATCAAAGTCATTGCCATCAATGGGGGAATTTGGAGGTAATTCCATGAGGAAATGGTGGGACTTGGGCTGGGCTTGGATCCTTTCCAGAAAGCCAACTTTCGCCAAAGATCTGGAAATGAATGAGGAGGAGACATCCATTCTGGGGTGCCACAACAAGGGTAGCTGGAGACATGTCTTCTACAAGGTGAGGTCTGAGCTGAGGAGGCTTGTGGGATCAGACCGTGTGGGTCTCCCTCAAACATGTAGGTATGATTCCTACAGTTATTCCCAGAACTTTGATCAAGGAAATACAGCAATCCATGGTTGA
- the LOC117909186 gene encoding CMP-sialic acid transporter 4-like, whose amino-acid sequence MEYRKLKDLDKDDGAVGDDIESLRGKALSGAHTNNMATLGGHSIDRTKWKRKSIVTLALTVLTSSQAILIVWSKRAGKYEYSVTTANFLVETLKCALSLAALVRIWGNEGVTDDNRLSSSLDEVIVFPIPAALYLVKNLLQYYIFAYVDAPGYQILKNLNIISTGVLYRIILKKKLSEIQWAAFILLCAGCTTAQLNPSSDHVLQAPFQGWMMAIVMALLSGFAGVYTEAIIKKRPSRNINVQNFWLYVFGMVFNAVAIVIQDFDAVMNKGFFHGYSLITVLMIVNHALSGIAVSMVMKYADNIVKVYSTSVAMLLTALVSVFLFGFHLSLAFFLGSTVVSVSIYLHSIGKLQR is encoded by the exons ATGGAGTATAGGAAGCTCAAAGATCTG GACAAAGATGATGGTGCAGTTGGTGATGATATAGAGAGCCTACGAGGGAAAGCTCTTTCTGGTG CTCATACAAATAATATGGCAACCTTGGGAGGCCACTCAATTGACCGCACCAAGTGGAAGCGCAA GTCCATTGTTACACTTGCATTGACTGTTCTTACGAGTTCACAAGCCATACTAATTGTCTGGTCCAAGAGAGCCGGAAAGTACGAGTATAGTGTGACAACTGCTAATTTTTTG GTGGAGACTTTGAAATGCGCATTATCACTAGCTGCCCTGGTAAGGATCTGGGGGAATGAAGGTGTTACTGATGATAACAG GTTGAGTTCATCATTGGACGAAGTTATCGTTTTCCCTATACCTGCAGCACTTTACCTCGTTAAAAATTTACTTCAG TATTACATCTTTGCATATGTAGATGCTCCAGGTTATCAGATACTAAAGAACCTGAATATCATCAGCACTGGTGTGTTATATCGAATTATTCTCAAGAAGAA gTTAAGTGAAATACAGTGGGCAGCTTTCATTCTACTATGTGCTGGTTGCACTACAGCACAACTTAATCCCTC TTCTGATCATGTTCTTCAAGCACCTTTTCAAGGTTGGATGATGGCCATT gtAATGGCACTTCTAAGTGGCTTTGCTGGAGTATACACAGAG GCCATAATTAAAAAGCGTCCATCAAGAAACATAAATGTGCAGAACTTCTGGTTGTATGTCTTTGGGATGGTCTTCAATGCTGTTGCAATAGTGATTCAAGATTTTGATGCCGTCATGAACAA GGGGTTCTTCCATGGATATTCATTAATTACAGTTCTCATGATTGTCAACCATGCACTGAG TGGAATTGCGGTGTCTATGGTAATGAAGTATGCTGACAATATTGTGAAG GTGTATTCTACCTCAGTGGCGATGCTCCTCACCGCACTTGTTTCTGTAtttctgtttggttttcatctcTCCCTCGCCTTCTTCCTCGGCTCAAC CGTTGTCTCTGTCTCAATATATTTGCACTCCATTGGAAAGCTGCAAAGATGA